The following proteins are co-located in the Macadamia integrifolia cultivar HAES 741 chromosome 3, SCU_Mint_v3, whole genome shotgun sequence genome:
- the LOC122072778 gene encoding tryptophan aminotransferase-related protein 3-like — translation MAKIYETKWVVFLASSILLNLFFILNLYLRQSPELTWSSEAAVEAEAVAALSCSGHGRAYLDGLVTEGNKPACFCNSCYGGPRCSQFSPDCPADVNSGDPLFLEPFWMQHARSSAVLMAGWHRMSYRMDDTGSSISVELTKIIFQLHAMVGNAVTEGRFIVFGTGSTQLLHAAVYALSQQGSTSPAHVVATIPFYPVYELQTELFNSVDFKFQGDTSLWKNSSSASTRNIIEFVTSPNNPDGRLTKPVLEGPSVKTIHDHAYHWPHFTAISAPADEDLMIFTISKLTGHAGSRFGWALIKDEAVYQRILTYLGLNTLGVSQDTQLRALKLLKVALRGGGREIFEFGYKTMRTRWERLNKILSASRRFSIQKLEPQYCSYFQKVTGPSPAYAWLKCEREEDIDCFAVLRNAGIIGRAGSLFNAESRYVRLSLIKSEDDFDLLLLRMDELVSKEEGAKII, via the exons ATGGCCAAGATTTATGAAACGAAGTGGGTTGTGTTTCTAGCTTCTTCCATCcttcttaatctcttcttcATCCTTAATCTCTATCTCCGACAGTCGCCGGAGCTGACATGGAGCAGTGAAGCAGCGGTGGAGGCTGAAGCTGTTGCAGCTCTCTCATGCTCCGGCCATGGCCGGGCCTACTTAGATGGGTTGGTGACTGAAGGAAATAAACCTGCATGCTTCTGTAACTCATGCTATGGAGGTCCCCGATGCTCCCAATTCTCACCTGACTGTCCTGCAGATGTTAATAG TGGTGATCCCCTATTCTTGGAGCCATTTTGGATGCAGCACGCAAGGAGTAGCGCGGTTTTGATGGCTGGGTGGCATAGGATGAGTTACAGAATGGATGACACTGGTTCCTCCATCTCAGTGGAGCTCACTAAGATTATTTTCCAACTACATGCCATGGTTGGAAATGCAGTAACTGAAGGAAGGTTCATAGTTTTTGGTACTGGTTCCACTCAACTCCTCCATGCAGCAGTTTATGCCCTCTCCCAACAGGGTTCAACCTCCCCTGCACACGTCGTCGCCACCATCCCCTTCTACCCG GTTTATGAATTACAGACAGAGCTTTTCAACTCTGTGGACTTCAAATTTCAAGGAGATACTTCCCTATGGAAGAACTCATCATCTGCTTCTACTAGGAATATAATTGAATTTGTTACTTCACCAAACAATCCTGATGGCCGACTTACAAAGCCAGTTCTTGAAGGCCCATCTGTGAAGACAATTCATGACCATGCATACCATTGGCCTCATTTTACTGCAATCTCAGCTCCTGCAGATGAAGACCTCATGATCTTCACTATATCTAAGCTCACTGGACATGCCGGCAGCAGATTCGG GTGGGCATTGATAAAGGATGAGGCTGTTTATCAAAGGATTTTAACATATTTGGGTCTGAACACTCTTGGTGTCTCTCAAGATACTCAGCTTAGAGCTTTAAAGCTTCTGAAAGTAGCCTtgagaggaggaggaagagaaatcTTTGAGTTTGGATACAAAACAATGAGGACGCGATGGGAAAGATTGAATAAGATCTTATCAGCATCAAGACGTTTCTCCATTCAGAAACTTGAACCTCAATATTGCAGTTATTTTCAGAAAGTCACTGGACCTTCTCCAG CTTATGCATGGTTGAAATGTGAGAGGGAGGAAGACATAGACTGCTTTGCTGTCCTCAGAAATGCAGGAATCATCGGCCGAGCAGGTAGCTTATTCAATGCTGAAAGCCGCTATGTGCGTCTAAGCCTCATCAAGAGCGAAGATGATTTCGATTTGTTGCTGCTTCGGATGGATGAATTGGTTTCCAAGGAGGAAGGTGCCAAAATCATATGA